The following is a genomic window from Strongyloides ratti genome assembly S_ratti_ED321, chromosome : 1.
tgattcaTTGTAAGTGTTAACTAACATTCAAGCTTTTACTCATTTTCTCttcactttttaaaatatataaagtaattgtattttatttctaatattaaaatgaatatatttcaatttaacaataaaataatcactcatgaataatataataataaaaaaaatttttaaatagatcatttaacataatatattttaatgtttaagaTATTGTTACAttcttttcaaaaatataattgtattcATAAAGTTAgtaaagtttaatttttatatatactctaccttttaactattattatCACATCTTTATGATAAGTTTCTTTCttcttaatatattttaattattctaagaagaaataaaatagatatgTTTTTGCCATTTCTcatctatttatttttatttattttcttaaaattttgatttaatcTTATCTTTCAACTAACTTCCTAAAACATGCTCATTAAGGAATAACTactaaaaagataaaaatttttacaaaatgacaaaaagaattaaatgaTGCTTTAGGCATGTCTTATGTTGTTCATATTTATAACTTTGcttaagaaaatatataatgttcATCTAACAATTAGATTgtgaaataaaaagttataactattaatttaaaattctcACAATTATAGTTTATATATAACTGTTTGTTTTATGATAATCCAAGTTAGGTCATATATGCATCTTTCTATccatatataaataagattatataaaatagcATATGCGtgagatatatatattatatataaataatgttcaGGTGTTTTGTGTTATGTAttgtaaaagttttttttttttgacaattaCTATAATAAACTAATATAAACACTCTTCCaatatgttatttattatttcaattttttctaatcaacaacttttttataatattaacatttatcaACTTCAGTAATTAGAATATTTTACTATTCTTAtcttacataattttttccTCATTCCACATGGCTATTACTTTCACAATAGAATTATTTGaccataaattattttattctaaGAGAATAATGCtattttatatctaaaatataatattgtatgtagtttttatatcatatcaTTTGAGGATTATTTtaccatatttttattgttataaaaaaaattttttttattgtgattcaaagaaatataacattattttgaaTTAATGAATCGATTTTGGTTCTTTAGAAtgcattaaattttaatgaaaaaaatatatatatttacattatatataattttgacatttatcaatatttcatatatttacttgataattttaaaatgatttttataaattataatttatacacCAATAGTTTGGTTAAAtgtttatctaaaaaaaatatataattttatataacatcaatatttttagatatatttttattttgttgacAAACACAAACTgctttattttgtttattataatatatttttgttaaagtaaccttatttttttatgttaactacgttaaaatattttaatttaatttccAAAATACCATCATTTggatgttttaaaaaaagataatggtataatatatatatattttttcaatattaataatgtgtattacattatttttaaaaattttttaattattgtagAAAAGTTAGATGATTTTTTCTGtctttaactattttttacaatttgttttttaaaatataatgttactatatatttttatgtaaaaagaTTTAAGTATAggcaaaagaaaaattaattaataggcaactaattttataaatttatttttctaaactATTATGTTAGGGAATTGTTTTTTAACTTTCTTGGATTGTAATAATGGcaattgtttattatatttggttttaaaaaaaatataaaaaagctttatataaagattattgttagattaaattttttacttttatttttaatataatctttatcaacaatcttttttattatatgtttaaattaatgttataattttttttagcaaCAATTCACAAccattttcaaaaaaaatggacaaatttgataaatttaggCAGTCAATAAGAAAGAGCTTAAGGTTAAAACCAAAAGAAAATAAGAAAATGAATGGGTCTTTACAAAGTGATAATAAACTTGTACCATCAAAATCTACTAATACCCAGACGACCACTTCCGCTAACCAAAATAAAACTTCTGCCTGGCAGCCTGATGAAATTGCTGTTAGGAATGGTGTATGTAGTTTTCCTGTTAaagtaagtttttattttacttttacaatagaggaatatttaatttttttttttacaattgtAGTATCTTGGATGTACGGAAGTATTTGAAGGTAGAGGAATGAATGTTTGTGAATCAGCTTTAGCAACTTTAAGAAGTAGGAAAAAGAAACCTGTAAAAGCTATACTATATGTAACTGGTGATGGATTAAGAGTTGTTGCAAGAGAAACGGGTTTAAATCTTCTTGTTGACCAGACAATTGAAAAAGTATCATTTTGTGCACCTGACAGAGAAAATGATAAAGGATTTGCATATATTTGTAGAGATGGTACAACACGACGATGGATGTGTCATGGATTTCATGCTACAAATAATTCTGGAGATCGCCTTTCCCATGCTGTAGGTTGTGCCTTTTCTATTTGTttagaaaagaaaaagaaaagagAACAAGATGCTGCAAATGCTGCATTGTCAccaaatttatttgattctTCTCCTTCATCAATAAAAGGTAATACAAGTGATTCGTGTTCAGTAAAAGAAATTGATACTAATTTCGGTCATGGCAATAAAGCATATCAATCTTTTCGAAGACAACTTTCAATAAATGAAAGGATTATTGATCCTCAGTGTGCCATTGTCTTAGAATCAACACCATCAATAACACCATCATTGCcacaaaatattgttaaaccACGACCAGTTGGTAATCCAGCATTATTTGAAAGGCAGTCTTCTTTACGTGCACCGGAAAATAGTTTAAATCATCCATTTAAACGACTTCACTCTTTACGCAATGAAACAATGACTACTAAAATTCGAAATTCTgattattgtataaaaaatccTGAACCAATATGGGAAGGAGATGAGTTTTCTTCATCAATTGAAgcatctaaaaataatacacaAACAGGACCTAACTTTGATTCTGTAGATTTGATATTACTTGATCCAAATTCAATGACAGAAACAAATTCTAATTGTAATTTGTATTCATCATCATCTGTATCATCATTATCACTACCTAAAACATCAAAATGTCAGACGACACCTCCAGCACTACCACCAAGACCTACATCTGCTAGTACTTCCACAAGGAAACCTTCTGTATCTGTAACTGAGGTAGCTGATTCCTGGCTTCAAGACACTTTTCGGTCGTctttaaatcaaaattctCATAATGAGGCGCAACTCACAAATTCAGTTTCACtgacaaattttaataatcctTCATCTACCACATTACaattaaaatcaaatgaTCTATTAAATTCAAATTGTAACAACTTACTACTAGATACAAATAATCTACTTGAGGAAATTACTAAAACTCATATATTTGATTGGCCAATAAATGGATCACCTTTATCttcaacaaataatattaatgatccATCTTCATTAGGATATAGGCAGTTTAGGAATTCAATGGAATATAATCAGTTAGTGGAGGAAAAAGGTTcaaataatactttaaataatagtGTCATATCATCAGTATCTACAAAACATTCTACAAAAACTAATAACTTCATTAAGTACAAACCATTATGTGAATCATCTTCATCATTTTTAGATAGTCACTCAATAtcagataataattttaaaaatttagatgTATTTGGACAACCAGTATTTAATCCTGTCTCCTCATCTTTTTTAACTCAGGATCCATCTTCTAAAAATGGAAATAATACCAAAATATCTCAAgatattaaattaacaaataacTGTAGTAATATAAGTAACGAtgaaaatacaataaaaactGACTCACCCATTTCATTAACACCATCAATCGTTCCAAATGAAGATCCTTTTGATATTCAATGGACAGAATTGACaatcaaaaatttagaaaGCTTTAgaaattcaaatattttcCAAGCATCATCAAAATCAAATTCAactgtaaaaatttaataaatttctttatataaaacaataacttcaactaattttttaattatttaataaaaattttgggtttatttattttttatgtttataaatttaaagtgatgcatttttaataaatgactTATTGAATTTCAacaatgtttatttaaattttgattgatactatttattatttcaataaaaatgtcatttgtttattagtattttgttacattatcaaaagtttgtaaaaagaaaaacgaaatgaatcaaaaattttgattcataaatatattcatttgtcaaagttttattttaaaatattactagaaaaatatttaatttatttagtaatgaaaaaaaattttttaagtaagtttctaacattattaatttatttttgtaatattatttagtttattttatatcactTTATATCTTATCAttggtattttttattgttggAGAATCACCTCAAcacaataaattaattacaaaaaagattttaaaaaattacaataaaaaacatCGTCCGGTAAAGGCTGAGTCAAGTCcagttaatatttttgttc
Proteins encoded in this region:
- a CDS encoding Protein numb, with amino-acid sequence MNESTETKSSNIFTRSWKRLTTRKSKKNNLQLPEEAIDAFDDQVIDTNDRANAIPKTSSENSPQNDSKMISTIWEQQCLDASNNSQPFSKKMDKFDKFRQSIRKSLRLKPKENKKMNGSLQSDNKLVPSKSTNTQTTTSANQNKTSAWQPDEIAVRNGVCSFPVKYLGCTEVFEGRGMNVCESALATLRSRKKKPVKAILYVTGDGLRVVARETGLNLLVDQTIEKVSFCAPDRENDKGFAYICRDGTTRRWMCHGFHATNNSGDRLSHAVGCAFSICLEKKKKREQDAANAALSPNLFDSSPSSIKGNTSDSCSVKEIDTNFGHGNKAYQSFRRQLSINERIIDPQCAIVLESTPSITPSLPQNIVKPRPVGNPALFERQSSLRAPENSLNHPFKRLHSLRNETMTTKIRNSDYCIKNPEPIWEGDEFSSSIEASKNNTQTGPNFDSVDLILLDPNSMTETNSNCNLYSSSSVSSLSLPKTSKCQTTPPALPPRPTSASTSTRKPSVSVTEVADSWLQDTFRSSLNQNSHNEAQLTNSVSLTNFNNPSSTTLQLKSNDLLNSNCNNLLLDTNNLLEEITKTHIFDWPINGSPLSSTNNINDPSSLGYRQFRNSMEYNQLVEEKGSNNTLNNSVISSVSTKHSTKTNNFIKYKPLCESSSSFLDSHSISDNNFKNLDVFGQPVFNPVSSSFLTQDPSSKNGNNTKISQDIKLTNNCSNISNDENTIKTDSPISLTPSIVPNEDPFDIQWTELTIKNLESFRNSNIFQASSKSNSTVKI